The genomic region CTGATTTCAATTCTGATACACtctcataaatatttttcaaatgtcACCTGTTTTTCTTCTAAACGGTGCatcaatgaattttatttgaatcaGTGTGCAACCATGAAAACTATTTGAAGCAGCGTtcaattttttatcttcttttctctggcatttttgtttcttttaattatattattatattttagtttttttcctaTTGttcgtttattttctttttctttttaaacaaagacaataatttgaaaactcaaaaatttaattcatttttaaaaaatattcaacaaattgGTTATACTCCTCCCTAAACTTATGTTAGCTTATTggacaaagaaagaaaaatacaagatggtactgtaatttttattaaaaagaactttttcaaatttttattttaaagtggAAGTCtctttattgaaaatttatgggactcaaatttataatattaactctcttttttttcttttgtttagacGAATTAATCTCGTGGTAATGAAGTGATTTATAGAGAgagaaataagtgtttattttttttcataacgaATAATGATAATAGAAGAAAGGTTGCacttcaatatatttatatttctcatcaaaatcaaataactttatatatttttaactcaattgaAGATAGATAGACATTATATCCTAAATCGCAATGGTGATATGATTTCTCTGTCTTGTGAAAGAAATTAGAATATCTATATTCGTTCATTCactcaatgaaaataaataagttgaaTCCTAAAACAGTAGTATATTTGGTTTATTTATACACTAATTtctaaaaatactaaaatatgaGACATTAGTGGAGATTATGAAgtgattttaatgatattaaaaatcttaaattaataatattatctcTCCATGaaccaaatatatatttttctgtttacAAATAACGATGAAGGAGGAGGGGATAAGGTtgatattatttcaattttaaggaAATATCCATTAAGTGGTgatatagtttataatttatatttaataaagtttaagAATAGAATTTATCATTCTAGTTCATATATTCATTTGactttagtatattttaatatgtttaatttagataatatttactaatatttactattttagtataatttaaggaaagtataataacattataatatttcatCTTATAAATTATACCACATACATATTCCAAACATATCTAAGCATATTatattcttctatttttaagataaaacaaGTCCTGGTACCCAATATTCTTGTTGTATCTTTGACATTATGTTGTATGcctctttaattttttctttaataattataaaaaaaaattaattagcaTTTTTTTCCCTAAAgtactatcttttttttttcaatgagaGAAGTTGGAATCCATTGCCTAGTTTTAACTATAACTTCATTTATTAGGCACTCTACTTCAACCACATAGGCTTCCCAacaccatttttgttttttgtattttaatgtcaaatatttattgacatttCAATGTAAAACCATGCCCATCACATGGTTGACATctagttatataaaaataagtgaaaaaaaaaacaaacgcTCACATATAATACATCTCAAATCTCAAATATGAAAACTCTCCTACTTTAAGAAGAATTTTCAAATAAGTAATGTTATTTTTACAAtgtgtaaattaaaaatttgtacctttttttttccttctcatttttcatattatctcattctttcttttggTGAAATATCATGTTTAcacatttcctttttctttttatatgatTGAAGATTTAACGGGAGGGCATGTGATGTTTGAGTGATGCTCGTTATATAAGGAATATTTTAAGTTCACGAgtaaacaaagaaaaggaataGTACAAGTTGCAATCCAATGATATGGTTCACTTGGAATGTTAAGACAAGAAAGAATATTATAAGAGAATGATGTGATCATGATGAAATTTCAATACATACTAAAATACCATTCACACTCCACTGACTTTCCATGGCTCACCAAACATATACAAACATGCACAGAACAACCTTTATCGTTTACTTAGAATATAAAACCATACATGAAACGATTCCTAGTACAGTGAACATTGTTCACCATGTGCCTTGTTCACTCAGATTTGTAGGACTgaacaaaatgatcaatcatttTCCTTATTTCATCAGGGTTTGCACCCACAATTTTCTCCACAGGAGTTCCTCCATTCAGCAACAGAAAAGTTGGCATGGCTTTGATCTCCATCTTGGAGGCAATTTCCTGAATTGAGGGTCCAAGATTAATACACATAAAGtagagctcaaaaggggttaaGAAGATATGAACAAAAATTTCACTTTCTGCATGAATTTATGATTAGGTTAGGATCATTTCCTtcaatttgaaagaaaaggaagaatggGATGAAGGAGTGGATAGATACTCTAGTTTTAAATTTGTTCACTATGCATcagacaataaaaataattaaagattcTCTGTAAAAGGGATGCATTTAATAATACTATAATAATGAGTTTCATTGGTGCAAGTTAAAGCCCcttgtgaatatttttattgaagatTAGATTATAGAGATAAGATTTAGTCATTATTCTATGattgtttatataaaatgacaatcatGTGAACTGAAAGTGGGTTTGAATCCTGGAATAAACAATTTGGAAGAACTTTTGTGCACTCCCTATGGATAACAATGCAGTTGCAGGCACAACACAGAAATTAATGGATTGAAATTTGAGATATGTGTTAAAACAAGACCAAACCAAGCATGAATAGTTCTTGCAAACAAATCAAGTGTTGTGTGGGAATCAAATTACCTTAACCTCATCCACATCCAATGTCAGAAACAGAACATCTTGGTAAGTGGAGGCTAGTTCTTCAAAAACAGGATTCATTACTATAGAAGGTACACACCAGAAAGCGGAGAAATGAACCACAACCTGCTAAATGTCAAtcacaaaaaaacatattttaaaccCTCAATGATCTTTGAATGATTGAATCTAGTTTTCCTTAGCTGACTTACCATGATGATGAATAAAAAAGCAAACTGGTTTATGCTAAATGAATTCAACAAAACAAAGGAGACTCACAAAGTACTTTTGATTGGTGGCATGAGAGATGTAGTGTTCCCATGATTTTTGAGAGTCTATTTTGATAACCTTGGACTTTTTGAGCTTTTCTGTATCCTCCATTTCTCTCTGCTTCTGTTGCTTCTTCAGAATggtttatacaaataaaaatgttcttGGAGGAAATATAAGAACAACACTGCGCAAGAAAATGTTGATTTATCCTTATCTTATTATTAAACGTTTATGTTCTGTTGAATAAGACATTTTTCTGATTGATGTATATGAGATACAACAAAAATAGTCAAGCTGGGGCCTATGGATTAGCCAATTCTGTGGCCATGATATGTGCATGTGGTTCGTgcattgaattaaaatataccaCGAGTCTCCCTTTGAAGAATTGTAACACTGAATAATGTTGAGAAATTTTCTTGATGCCTGTGTAGGTTGACAcgaataaaagcaataaaatcaATGCTGTTATGGCTCAGCATCAGAGCACAGAAGAATGGACCATATACAGTATGAGTAATGAATGAAGTGTTTGGTAGCATGTAAAATCATAGTAAAGTAAAaccaatacaaaaataattatagttgaaTGTAAATCACTTGTTTATAAATACATTTACAAACTTAAACAGTTTTAGtaacaaacataaaaatgtaATCGGAACAAGAAATATTAATGGCCCACATCGCTGAAATAGCAAAAACTAACGCTTGTCCTTTTGGTCAAAGCTATAAGGTAGTGTTTCTAACCTTCTATGGTTCGCTTGGAGGTTTAgacaatagaaaagaaaagcataaaaTTTTGCAATTTATAATGTCCTTTTAGCATTGACTATATAAAGAATCTTATCAGTTGTCATTGTTAACCTTATTTGGTAAGATAGAAGTTGcgtattttgtataaaaaatattttttgagaaatctaaattttttacattcatttgatattattttttttttctttcttgaaaaattacaaaatttttactttttagaccattttatctttatattctgtgtcaaatgaatataaaagtatgCCATGATATTATTACACTTTTTGTATAGGTACCAAATATGTCAACAAAACTTGGGTTTGTGCTATGTAGGGCATCATTGCTGTCAGAAGTTTGAAGCTTTTGTGGCTCCTTGCACATGAACATTATTGGGTATCAACCTTATCAAGCATTTGAAGGTGATTAGGTAACTTAACCTATTTAATTAGAGCCAATTATTGGATTATACATAAGTTTATTAATTCCTCAATGTGTTTACACCTGCACTAAACATGATTACCACGACATAAATGCATGACAAtaccttttaaatattataatgaaaagtttgattattaaaatattctaagcgtgtcttcttttttttttcttctctctccctACAATCTCTCCTCTTCCTTATTTCTAAGTTTCTTCCTCtatactttatttcttttagaattaGATCACAGCTCATCTTAGTTGAAGAGTTACAATCATTTCTCTATaatgagattttaaatttttatttatcttatagATTTTTTTCCCGAATCTTATCATTTTGTCATCAATTTTGTGGTGTTACTTGAGAAAttcattttatcatatattaaaatttgacatATATGGAATGAGAAATTATAGATCAGAAAAACTATTATAGATCAGAAAAACTATTATGTCTTTTTATAGAACTTTAGGATAGATGATTTGTGTATATAGGTAACTGAGTCCTTAAATCTTGCTTCCTATACAAGGATTGtgatttgttaaaaaattgtgtgaatgtTTGAACTTTAGGGTGGTTGAGTTTTGCTTAATGAAGGATTGTTTAAAATGGTTTGAATTGGATTTTCTAGTTGATATGTTGATCTAAAGATTAAATTATGCATTTTAATCGTAGAGGTTTCTTGATttgagttttaaatatattttagataaatagagtaaatttttatgttttttcttatgaTAGTTTATGAAATTGATATGAGTATAAAACATAAAACCTCTGAGTTAAGAGACCAAAATGAATTGGGTAATcaattgaattgtttaaaaattgtattattcaAATGTTTTTGGAATTATCCTTGaaaattggtttgattttattgttggaGTTGAcgtttctaatatttttattcgaGCGAAGGATTTTCGCTTAAGTAAAAATCAAGTAAAGACTCAAACCTtactctattttctatttttttcgaGTAAAAGATTCTTTGATTAAACGAAAATGCATGCAGCTCAAAGTCAACATTATTctcaatcttattttcgcttAAGAGAAGAGCTTTTgtgtttagaaaaaaagaagttttttaattaaacgaAAATAACACTGCAACTAACTCTATCCTCCATCCAAAATTCGTTCAAACAAAAAACTTTTGCTATTATAAATCCATGTCTTGGATTAGATTAAATGTGAATAtctaataaaactttttaaataagaatattcCAAAGTGAGTTGATACTTTTGTGTAAtaaacatatgaataaaattcatgttatcattattttttttttaatattgatgtgttgattttaattaaactattttttattatctaattacCATGTTACCTTTTCACATATTTTCTTAAgtaaataactattaaaaatatttactatttcatgtgtttattttatttttgtgaactaGAAATATCGTctagaattttcattttattttgatatttttatatatataaatatttgtattttttatatatataaaaatgtatatttaggTTGTATAGGGTATTATAAAGTTTCTACAAGCTCTTTTATAAGTTTACGAGGATTAGACCCTACACCATCCTAGATTGTTCATGCAacatcacatttttttaaaattctaaaactaatctttttattttaaaaaatcctacacctccacttcttttcttcaacagATGTCGCCGTCCCTTAAAGAAAttcacttcttttcttcaatagATGTCGACATctcttaaagaaattttttttcaaaggaTATGTCACATCTGTTACAAATGTACTTAGGGATGGCAGAAAAATCCATACTCGCGGATAAAATCCGTTACGGGTATTTAGTACCCGCGGATAACGGGAAGCGGATATTtgttaacgggtcgggttcgggtatcacccTATCCGTACCCGCAGGTACCCGCTACCcgtttaaaaaccaaaatttcaattttacccctaactattttatgaaattaaaaaataaattaaaatatacgtTTTTAATTTTGCCTCACGGTGGTGTGCAGAGGAAGTGAAGTAAAGgtcccttcttctttcttcttctctctcacacttccttccctttttctttcttcttctttctttttctctctcacacttccttcccttcttctttcttcttctttcttcttctctcttctctctcaaacTTGCTTTCCCTTCTTCTTTCCCCACCTACCAATAACAAGAATCACACGCCACAAAGACCTCAAGGTACTATTGTTACTGCTTGTagcttcttcttccaccattcACGGCTCCACCCGCGGCCAACGGTGAAGCCAGCCAGCAGTAGGTGATCCCGATGGTGAAGCCAGCCAGTCCCGTTCGCAGAGCTTGAGAGGCTGAACCACATCGGGAGCGGCAACGAGAGGCAGATTTGAGATTTTTTGGTGCAGATCTGAGATCCTTAAGTGTAGATCTGAGATGTTTTGATGCAGATCTGAAATATTTTGGTCAGAATTTGAATTTGGATAACAATACAAACACGGTTAACGGGTATCCAACGGATATCCGCAGGTTGGAAAAAATTTGCGGGTTTTTTTATGCGGGTACCCGGCGGATAGCGGGATGAGTAACGGGTACACTTTTATATaaagccgtcaaaatgggttacaacccgcaagccaacccggcccgtcacagGTTCAAGCCGatttgggtttgaaaaatacaacccacttatatgcgggtcagacttcaacccggctcatttagacccggctcatgcgggttgaacccatggtgagccgagttggcccaccaacccacccacctaattttatttttttaatttattattttatttatgaaaccctaaaaaataaaatactttcttcactcactgtgtatacNNNNNNNNNNNNNNNNNNNNNNNNNNNNNNNNNNNNNNNNNNNNNNNNNNNNNNNNNNNNNNNNNNNNNNNNNNNNNNNNNNNNNNNNNNNNNNNNNNNNNNNNNNNNNNNNNNNNNNNNNNNNNNNNNNNNNNNNNNNNNNNNNNNNNNNNNNNNNNNNNNNNNNNNNNNNNNNNNNN from Vigna radiata var. radiata cultivar VC1973A unplaced genomic scaffold, Vradiata_ver6 scaffold_23, whole genome shotgun sequence harbors:
- the LOC106778566 gene encoding thioredoxin-like protein CXXS1 isoform X1 — protein: MEDTEKLKKSKVIKIDSQKSWEHYISHATNQKYFQVVVHFSAFWCVPSIVMNPVFEELASTYQDVLFLTLDVDEVKEIASKMEIKAMPTFLLLNGGTPVEKIVGANPDEIRKMIDHFVQSYKSE
- the LOC106778566 gene encoding thioredoxin-like protein CXXS1 isoform X2 yields the protein MEDTEKLKKSKVIKIDSQKSWEHYISHATNQKYFVVVHFSAFWCVPSIVMNPVFEELASTYQDVLFLTLDVDEVKEIASKMEIKAMPTFLLLNGGTPVEKIVGANPDEIRKMIDHFVQSYKSE